A single region of the Verrucomicrobiota bacterium genome encodes:
- a CDS encoding carbohydrate porin, with product MSHVGHAVDVVTHRELELINGFEKKLADWGLVFGGDWQGNYYGSVAGGYRRGGAFDEQIKLAFIYDFGKKLHLKGLKAYSNYRYRDGDDINNISGAANGFGPSNIQSGKELRLMAQYLEYTTENGAFMINAGWMNPYDFFLQQPLSKFFQNNQIASAKGIGGNSGGGARETFVGDPAYNNNVAAKIPWSSTYDAWGGTLRIKPTKSIYAISGLYLAIPNAAGAVQGVYTPTQVAPYTSVPRNQLGKPNPSSRGTVNNNGLSSFGGAGWNAVGEDQPNGNNGNPNGFYSCTEFGWEPKLGRDKLEGKYAFGMIWWGIQDENFLPVVQTGSGSKAKAVNAGSFNMGSWAWYFQADQMLYRVRESTAPSDNKNPSPARNLSKKGLYMFNAWSFSPSRYSLLDFYYQTGLVYQGLIPGRPDDRLGIALGSAWFSSDAASAYSQTYQIQTAAAIAGGKTVYPAQPQPTWGGVLEVDYQCMLTKWISVKPFAEFIMNPQQNGTLGNVFVLGTQAAVRF from the coding sequence ATGTCACATGTTGGTCATGCAGTCGATGTTGTTACCCACAGGGAGTTGGAGCTGATTAATGGCTTTGAAAAAAAGTTGGCTGATTGGGGTTTGGTATTCGGAGGAGACTGGCAGGGGAACTATTACGGCAGTGTTGCTGGGGGATACCGAAGAGGCGGCGCCTTTGATGAGCAAATCAAACTAGCCTTTATTTACGACTTCGGAAAGAAGCTCCACCTCAAGGGACTCAAGGCGTATTCTAACTACCGCTATAGGGATGGGGATGACATCAATAACATTAGCGGAGCAGCCAATGGATTCGGCCCCTCAAATATTCAGAGCGGTAAGGAACTCCGACTCATGGCTCAGTATTTGGAATACACGACGGAGAATGGTGCCTTCATGATCAATGCCGGATGGATGAATCCCTATGACTTCTTTCTCCAACAGCCTCTTTCCAAGTTCTTCCAGAATAATCAGATCGCCAGCGCAAAGGGGATTGGTGGTAATAGTGGCGGAGGTGCTCGGGAGACATTTGTGGGTGATCCCGCATACAACAATAATGTCGCAGCCAAGATCCCTTGGAGTAGCACTTACGATGCATGGGGAGGCACGCTCCGTATCAAGCCGACTAAATCAATCTATGCTATCAGTGGACTTTACCTAGCGATTCCTAATGCTGCCGGCGCCGTTCAGGGCGTCTACACCCCGACCCAAGTGGCTCCCTACACCTCCGTGCCAAGGAATCAGTTGGGTAAACCAAATCCAAGCTCACGAGGCACAGTAAATAATAACGGACTTTCTAGCTTTGGGGGAGCAGGTTGGAATGCTGTCGGCGAGGATCAGCCTAATGGGAATAACGGAAATCCCAATGGATTCTATTCCTGCACAGAGTTCGGATGGGAGCCCAAGCTGGGTAGGGACAAACTCGAGGGGAAATATGCTTTTGGAATGATCTGGTGGGGTATCCAGGATGAGAATTTCCTGCCGGTTGTCCAGACAGGGAGTGGATCCAAGGCCAAGGCTGTCAATGCCGGTTCCTTCAATATGGGCTCTTGGGCCTGGTATTTTCAGGCCGATCAGATGCTCTATCGCGTTAGGGAGTCGACCGCTCCAAGCGATAACAAAAATCCATCCCCAGCCAGGAATCTTTCCAAAAAAGGGCTCTATATGTTCAATGCGTGGAGCTTCTCACCCAGTCGGTACAGCCTACTCGATTTTTACTATCAGACCGGACTAGTTTACCAAGGATTGATCCCTGGACGGCCCGACGACCGACTCGGTATCGCCCTTGGTTCGGCATGGTTCAGTTCCGATGCCGCATCAGCTTACAGCCAGACATACCAGATTCAGACTGCTGCAGCCATTGCAGGAGGCAAGACGGTGTATCCCGCCCAACCACAGCCGACATGGGGAGGTGTGCTAGAAGTCGATTACCAGTGCATGCTCACCAAGTGGATCTCGGTAAAGCCGTTCGCGGAGTTCATCATGAATCCCCAGCAGAACGGCACCTTGGGTAATGTCTTTGTCCTTGGAACCCAGGCCGCGGTAAGATTCTGA